Proteins from one Desulfonema limicola genomic window:
- a CDS encoding TdeIII family type II restriction endonuclease: MSLSANQKQKIKTLLSKKIEAKLRSYGRETTSMPFLARLIQDNEKIAAYSFIHSMATTLGMSIYEDVSVIIASETAEESFRNYGVGGAISKEQKAVISNIVSKLRNGERAAKIDKERDEVLQASAENGEFQVSGNIADFYMKRNGEEYYFEIKTVKPNIDVFEKSKTKLLEWIARRRIPVNVYLAFPYNPYHPKPYHRFTEVGMMNPPNDFLVGDEYWDFIGRKNTFSDLLKTFDEVGKEFKDQLNQKFKQIAAEKIDSY; this comes from the coding sequence ATGTCATTATCAGCTAATCAAAAACAAAAAATAAAAACCCTTCTATCAAAAAAAATTGAGGCAAAACTCAGATCATACGGCAGAGAAACAACTTCAATGCCATTCTTGGCAAGACTTATCCAGGATAATGAAAAAATTGCAGCCTATTCGTTTATACATTCTATGGCTACAACGCTTGGTATGAGCATTTATGAAGATGTTTCAGTAATAATTGCATCTGAAACAGCCGAAGAATCTTTTAGAAATTATGGAGTCGGGGGCGCTATTTCAAAAGAGCAGAAAGCAGTTATATCAAATATTGTTTCAAAACTTAGAAATGGAGAAAGAGCCGCTAAAATAGATAAAGAAAGAGATGAAGTATTGCAAGCATCTGCCGAAAATGGTGAATTTCAAGTATCCGGCAATATTGCAGATTTTTATATGAAAAGGAATGGGGAAGAGTATTATTTTGAAATAAAAACAGTAAAACCAAATATTGATGTTTTTGAAAAAAGCAAAACAAAATTATTAGAATGGATTGCAAGGAGAAGAATACCTGTTAATGTCTATCTTGCATTTCCATATAATCCATATCACCCAAAACCATATCATCGTTTTACAGAAGTTGGCATGATGAATCCGCCTAATGATTTTTTAGTTGGTGATGAATACTGGGACTTTATAGGCAGGAAAAATACCTTTTCTGATTTATTAAAAACATTTGATGAAGTTGGAAAAGAATTTAAAGATCAATTAAATCAAAAATTCAAACAAATAGCTGCAGAAAAAATTGATTCTTATTAA
- a CDS encoding DNA methyltransferase — MTIKDASIWASAYIGKNVTPSNISYLIQYGRIPKNGDNGNTFVNRHDLEKYYDSHYETKAERWKKQLGDDLNWSLSFSQYKESETTKHVHRLHSYKGKFIPQLVEYFLDNHTDKFKKTRFFNAGDIILDPFCGSGTTLVQSGELGLHSIGIDISAFNAFMSNVKVGKYNIDDVKKTADLITRNLKEFQKEKNNVDFENKLLEELKKINEIFFPSPGYKYKVRQKEINEQLYGKEKSDEFLKTYYKLIDHYNISLKQEKNDSFLDKWFLQVVRDEIDFVFEQIKSIKNIQTKKILALVLSRTVRSCRATTHADLGTLKEPVIETYYCKKHGKICKPLFSILSWWKRYSKDTIKRVLEFEKLRTNTFQRCLIGDSRTIDIIQEIDKKNPEFASSIKNKKIAGIFSSPPYVGLIDYHEQHAYAYDLFGFERKDELEIGPLCRGQGLEAQKSYVKGISDVLNNCKRFLKPDYDVFLVANDKYGLYPQIAQRSDMKIVNEYKRPVLNRVEKDRSAYAEIIFHMKTL; from the coding sequence ATGACAATAAAAGATGCAAGTATCTGGGCTTCTGCCTATATTGGTAAAAATGTTACTCCTTCAAATATATCGTATTTAATTCAATATGGAAGAATACCGAAAAACGGGGACAATGGAAACACCTTTGTCAACAGGCATGATTTAGAAAAATATTATGATTCTCATTATGAGACAAAAGCAGAACGATGGAAAAAACAATTAGGAGACGATTTAAACTGGAGTCTCTCCTTTTCCCAATACAAAGAATCTGAAACAACAAAACATGTTCACAGGCTGCATTCGTATAAAGGAAAGTTTATACCCCAGCTTGTTGAATATTTTCTTGATAACCATACTGATAAATTTAAAAAAACAAGGTTTTTTAATGCAGGGGACATTATTTTAGACCCTTTTTGCGGAAGCGGAACAACTCTTGTTCAGTCAGGTGAACTGGGTTTACATTCAATTGGTATTGATATTTCTGCATTTAATGCCTTTATGAGTAATGTAAAAGTTGGAAAATATAATATAGATGATGTAAAAAAAACGGCTGATTTAATAACCAGAAATCTTAAAGAATTCCAAAAAGAGAAAAACAATGTAGATTTTGAAAATAAATTGCTGGAAGAATTAAAAAAAATTAATGAAATTTTTTTCCCGTCACCTGGATATAAATATAAAGTCAGGCAGAAAGAGATAAATGAGCAGTTATACGGCAAAGAAAAATCTGATGAATTTTTAAAAACCTATTATAAGCTTATAGACCATTACAATATCTCACTAAAACAGGAAAAAAATGATTCATTTCTGGATAAATGGTTTTTACAGGTTGTCAGGGATGAGATTGATTTTGTTTTTGAGCAGATAAAATCAATTAAAAATATCCAGACAAAAAAAATTCTCGCCCTGGTATTGAGCAGGACAGTCCGCTCATGCCGTGCAACAACCCATGCTGATCTTGGCACATTAAAAGAACCTGTAATTGAAACCTATTACTGTAAAAAACACGGGAAAATCTGCAAGCCTTTATTTTCCATATTAAGCTGGTGGAAGAGATATTCAAAAGATACTATTAAAAGGGTTCTTGAATTTGAAAAACTCAGAACCAATACTTTTCAAAGATGCCTGATTGGAGACAGCAGGACAATTGATATTATCCAGGAAATAGATAAGAAAAATCCTGAATTTGCCAGTTCAATAAAAAATAAAAAGATTGCAGGAATCTTTTCAAGTCCACCCTATGTTGGTTTAATAGATTATCACGAGCAGCATGCCTATGCTTATGATTTATTTGGATTTGAAAGAAAAGACGAGCTTGAAATTGGTCCTTTATGCAGGGGGCAGGGATTAGAAGCTCAAAAATCTTATGTTAAAGGTATCTCTGATGTTTTAAATAACTGCAAGAGATTCTTAAAACCAGATTATGATGTTTTTTTGGTAGCTAATGATAAATATGGACTATATCCCCAGATTGCCCAAAGATCTGACATGAAGATTGTTAATGAATATAAAAGACCGGTGTTAAATCGGGTTGAAAAAGACAGGTCTGCTTATGCTGAAATAATATTTCATATGAAAACTCTTTAA
- the cysS gene encoding cysteine--tRNA ligase: MLLMLFNTLTRKKEVFKPIIPSQAGLYTCGPTVYNFAHIGNLRTYIFEDVLKRVLIYNGFKVKHVMNITDVGHLTGDRDMGEDKLEKGAEKEGKTAWEIAEFYTEAFKRDMKHLNLIAPDVWCRATDTIEEQIALIKTLEEKGYTYKTSDGIYFDTSKFKDYTKLSHQNLDALQEGARVEKNIEKRNPTDFALWKFSPPGVKRQMEWDSPWGKGFPGWHIECSAMSMKYLGEQLDIHCGGTDHIQVHHTNEIAQSEAATGKPFFNYWMHGAFLNIEGGKKMAKSAGNFLTVESTIIKKGIDPLAYRYAAFQTHYRNPMEYTQESISAAQNGLKHLQNQVRNIKEPGKTGTVSKEFKDKFLEAINDDLNMPRAMAAVQEMLKSEMSNPDKYAAILDFDQVLGLKLDSVDQQDTVPEEVQKLLDARIKARREKNWAASDQLRDEIAALGYIVQDSREGMKVIRK; this comes from the coding sequence ATGTTACTTATGCTGTTCAATACATTAACACGTAAAAAAGAAGTTTTTAAACCAATTATTCCCAGCCAGGCGGGGCTTTATACCTGCGGGCCTACGGTCTATAATTTTGCCCATATCGGTAATCTGCGCACCTATATTTTTGAAGATGTTTTAAAGCGCGTGCTTATTTATAACGGCTTTAAGGTCAAACATGTTATGAATATCACCGATGTAGGTCATCTGACCGGGGATCGGGACATGGGCGAAGACAAGCTTGAAAAAGGTGCTGAAAAAGAAGGAAAAACAGCATGGGAGATTGCCGAATTTTATACAGAAGCATTTAAAAGGGATATGAAGCATCTCAATTTAATTGCTCCTGATGTCTGGTGCAGGGCAACAGATACTATTGAAGAGCAGATTGCTCTTATCAAGACCCTGGAGGAAAAAGGATATACATACAAAACCAGTGACGGGATTTATTTTGATACTTCAAAATTCAAGGACTATACCAAGCTTTCACATCAAAACCTGGATGCGCTCCAGGAAGGGGCAAGGGTTGAAAAAAATATTGAAAAAAGAAATCCAACAGATTTTGCCCTGTGGAAATTCTCTCCCCCTGGCGTAAAAAGACAGATGGAATGGGATTCTCCCTGGGGCAAGGGCTTTCCAGGCTGGCATATTGAATGCTCTGCCATGAGCATGAAATATCTTGGAGAGCAGCTTGATATTCACTGCGGGGGAACGGATCATATCCAGGTTCACCATACAAACGAGATTGCCCAGTCAGAAGCTGCCACAGGCAAGCCTTTTTTTAATTACTGGATGCACGGCGCTTTTTTAAACATAGAAGGCGGGAAAAAGATGGCAAAAAGTGCGGGCAATTTTTTAACTGTTGAATCAACAATTATAAAAAAAGGCATTGATCCCCTGGCTTACAGATATGCAGCCTTTCAGACCCATTACCGCAATCCTATGGAATATACCCAGGAATCAATCAGTGCAGCCCAAAACGGTCTTAAACATCTTCAAAACCAGGTCAGGAATATAAAAGAACCTGGAAAAACCGGAACTGTAAGCAAAGAATTTAAGGATAAATTTTTAGAAGCCATCAACGATGACCTTAATATGCCAAGAGCAATGGCTGCTGTTCAGGAAATGCTGAAATCAGAAATGTCTAACCCTGATAAATATGCAGCAATACTGGATTTTGACCAGGTTCTCGGCTTAAAGCTTGACAGCGTAGATCAGCAGGATACAGTACCGGAAGAGGTGCAGAAACTCCTGGATGCACGCATAAAAGCACGCCGGGAAAAAAACTGGGCAGCCTCAGATCAATTAAGAGATGAGATTGCAGCCCTGGGATATATTGTGCAAGACAGCAGGGAAGGCATGAAGGTTATTCGGAAATAA
- the lgt gene encoding prolipoprotein diacylglyceryl transferase: MNEFWKWWQNLPGQISPVIFELGGFKLQYYGLMYLAGFAAIYSLVMYRVKNKEFNISSNHIESLSTMMIIGVLLGGRLGYVIFYNLSYYLKHPLEIFIPFSFADGITFTGISGMSYHGGLIGVIAAAWIFSLRNKLDFWEISDLYVPAVPLGYTFGRLGNFINGELYGRITTAPFGMYFPYAPGPALRHPSQLYEAFFEGIFLFVILWNLRKYNQIRGAMIAFYLMGYGIVRFFIEFFREPDAHMGFIFLSFSAGQVLCSAMVIAGAGLYLYLYQENKSRMMLEPVKNSIGYSYKRP, translated from the coding sequence ATGAATGAATTCTGGAAATGGTGGCAAAATTTACCCGGGCAGATCAGCCCTGTTATTTTTGAATTGGGAGGCTTTAAGCTTCAATACTACGGGCTTATGTATCTTGCAGGCTTTGCTGCTATTTACAGCCTGGTTATGTACCGGGTAAAAAATAAAGAGTTTAATATATCTTCAAATCATATTGAATCTTTATCCACCATGATGATTATCGGGGTTCTTTTGGGAGGCAGGCTGGGATATGTTATTTTTTATAATTTATCCTATTATCTCAAACATCCTCTGGAGATTTTTATACCTTTTAGTTTTGCAGACGGTATTACCTTTACTGGAATATCGGGAATGTCTTATCATGGGGGGCTTATAGGTGTCATTGCTGCCGCATGGATATTTTCATTACGCAATAAGCTTGATTTCTGGGAAATCAGTGATCTTTATGTGCCGGCAGTTCCCCTGGGATATACATTTGGAAGGCTTGGTAATTTTATTAACGGGGAGCTTTACGGAAGAATTACAACCGCCCCTTTTGGAATGTATTTTCCTTATGCTCCAGGCCCTGCTCTCAGGCATCCTTCACAATTGTATGAAGCTTTTTTTGAAGGAATTTTTTTGTTTGTAATATTATGGAATTTAAGAAAATATAATCAAATCAGGGGGGCAATGATAGCTTTTTATCTTATGGGCTACGGTATTGTAAGATTTTTTATTGAATTTTTCAGAGAACCAGATGCTCATATGGGCTTTATTTTTTTATCTTTTTCAGCAGGACAGGTTTTATGCAGTGCCATGGTTATTGCAGGAGCAGGATTATATTTATACCTGTACCAGGAAAACAAGAGCCGCATGATGCTTGAGCCTGTGAAAAATTCCATAGGTTATTCATATAAAAGGCCATGA
- a CDS encoding SfiI family type II restriction endonuclease, translating to MTEKNPIDLSLNEIEEIEKLTLRWVFQAVINFGMEAHEIFLKSPDSVKDIAEDITRELLDRLSGFNVQQRIYGTVDYKKARYVILPEQIVRQALFVDSKAEKENRSATIQMSQTSMWIKQQRSGDNIIEKGFLPEISEYGEKNYLTTTCLVHFMYNDDSDGVHHLHEVTIAAIPNGRLQDRYNPTAKDGIWLAGRNAPTLGEDFRVRVSFIRLKSKAAWRVQKLSYDESKMECIGSWQS from the coding sequence ATGACAGAAAAAAATCCCATTGATCTTTCATTGAATGAAATCGAGGAAATTGAAAAACTCACGTTACGTTGGGTTTTTCAGGCGGTAATAAATTTTGGAATGGAAGCACATGAAATATTTTTGAAATCACCCGATAGTGTTAAAGATATTGCCGAAGATATTACAAGAGAATTACTTGACAGGCTTTCCGGCTTTAATGTTCAACAGCGAATTTATGGAACTGTGGATTATAAAAAGGCGAGATATGTTATTCTTCCAGAACAAATAGTCAGACAAGCCTTGTTTGTAGATTCGAAGGCTGAAAAAGAAAACAGATCAGCCACAATTCAAATGTCTCAAACTTCAATGTGGATAAAACAACAAAGATCGGGCGATAATATTATCGAAAAGGGTTTTTTACCAGAAATATCCGAATATGGAGAAAAGAATTATTTAACAACTACTTGTCTTGTCCACTTTATGTATAATGATGACTCGGATGGTGTGCATCACCTTCATGAAGTTACAATAGCAGCAATACCTAACGGGCGACTTCAAGATAGATATAATCCAACAGCTAAAGACGGAATTTGGTTAGCCGGTAGAAACGCACCTACATTAGGCGAAGATTTTAGGGTACGAGTTAGTTTTATCAGATTGAAATCAAAAGCAGCATGGCGTGTGCAGAAATTATCTTATGATGAATCTAAAATGGAGTGTATTGGATCATGGCAATCATAA
- a CDS encoding DNA-methyltransferase, with protein sequence MAIIKKFSKMLKPNDIYCGDSRVLLKKIKPESIAISVWSPPYYVGKDYEKELTFEAWKKLLRDVIKLHFSIIKPGGFIVINIADILCFKDESMPKIMAENVSRRKIKLSKEDILNIKEKHPDWNRYKLAEYFKCSEQTIDRRLNGNNIRGGKYQTQTRIFLVGGFIEEAALEAGFYLYDRRIWMKDAAWENSKWHTISYRSVDESEYIYFFWKPGITKVDRSRLTKQEWVNWGSRGVWDIPSVRSNADHDSKFPVELPRRVIKLLTDPEEIVLDCFIGSGTTAIAALSEGRRYIGIDKEHKSVEIAQKSIESINSYTNESAQMDLFIREIEETYNDKKAVQPVVPTGGVVCQCR encoded by the coding sequence ATGGCAATCATAAAAAAATTTTCAAAAATGTTAAAACCAAATGATATATATTGTGGAGATTCAAGGGTATTGCTCAAAAAAATTAAACCTGAATCTATTGCAATAAGTGTTTGGTCGCCTCCTTACTATGTTGGAAAAGATTATGAGAAAGAGCTGACTTTTGAAGCATGGAAAAAATTACTGCGCGATGTTATCAAATTGCATTTTTCAATTATAAAACCGGGTGGATTTATAGTAATAAATATTGCTGATATTTTGTGCTTTAAAGATGAATCAATGCCAAAAATAATGGCTGAAAATGTATCTCGAAGAAAAATCAAGTTATCAAAGGAAGACATATTAAATATCAAAGAAAAACATCCAGATTGGAACAGATATAAATTAGCTGAATATTTTAAATGTAGCGAACAAACAATTGATAGAAGGCTTAACGGCAATAATATCAGGGGTGGGAAATACCAGACTCAAACAAGAATTTTTTTAGTCGGTGGTTTTATAGAAGAAGCTGCATTAGAGGCTGGATTTTATTTATATGATCGTAGAATTTGGATGAAGGATGCCGCATGGGAAAACTCTAAATGGCATACAATATCATATCGTTCTGTTGATGAATCTGAATACATATATTTTTTTTGGAAGCCAGGCATAACTAAAGTAGATCGTTCAAGACTTACTAAACAAGAGTGGGTTAATTGGGGGTCAAGGGGTGTATGGGATATTCCATCTGTCCGAAGCAATGCTGATCATGACTCAAAGTTTCCAGTCGAATTACCGAGAAGGGTGATAAAACTATTGACTGATCCAGAGGAAATAGTTCTTGATTGTTTTATTGGAAGCGGCACTACGGCAATTGCTGCTCTTAGTGAAGGCAGACGATATATTGGGATAGATAAAGAACATAAGTCTGTCGAAATAGCTCAAAAATCTATTGAATCAATTAACTCATATACAAATGAATCAGCGCAAATGGATTTATTTATCAGAGAAATTGAAGAAACGTATAATGATAAAAAGGCCGTCCAACCGGTTGTTCCAACCGGCGGCGTGGTGTGTCAATGTCGATAA
- the alr gene encoding alanine racemase, with protein sequence MNLDMQNKLPSKNIWSEINLGAIAHNINELRSLLDPKVKMLTAVKANAYGHGMTAVAETALKCGADMLGVARYDEGIDLRRAGITAPVLVFGYTSPDAAEDIIKYKLTPTIFSFETARRFASAAQKSGKKIKIHIKIDTGMGRIGIIQVPAPDNEIKQIVRLSGLEPEGIYTHFACADSRDKNHAGIQFKRFTDLLDRLSASGIEFPIRHAANSAALIDMPETHLDMVRPGIALYGLYPSHEVDCSQVNLKPAMTLKAKIGQIKEVPAGFTVSYGSTYTTTCPGRIATIPAGYADGFRRSLSSRGSMLVCGQRAPVIGRVCMDMTMLDISHIENARPESEVVIIGRQGSEVITADEMANMLDTINYEVVSCIMSRVPRFYV encoded by the coding sequence ATGAATTTAGATATGCAAAATAAACTGCCGTCAAAAAATATATGGTCGGAAATAAACCTGGGAGCAATTGCTCATAATATTAATGAATTGAGATCCCTTCTTGACCCAAAGGTAAAAATGCTGACTGCTGTTAAAGCCAATGCCTATGGACACGGCATGACTGCTGTAGCTGAAACAGCGTTAAAATGCGGTGCAGATATGCTGGGTGTTGCCCGATATGATGAAGGTATTGATCTGCGCAGGGCAGGAATAACTGCTCCTGTTCTTGTTTTTGGCTATACATCCCCAGATGCTGCTGAAGATATTATTAAATATAAGCTTACACCAACTATTTTTTCCTTTGAAACTGCACGCCGGTTTGCATCTGCTGCCCAAAAATCAGGAAAAAAGATTAAAATTCATATAAAGATTGATACTGGTATGGGCAGAATCGGCATTATTCAGGTACCAGCTCCTGATAATGAAATTAAGCAGATTGTAAGGCTTTCAGGCCTTGAGCCTGAAGGTATTTATACTCATTTTGCATGTGCTGATTCAAGGGATAAAAATCATGCAGGCATCCAGTTTAAAAGGTTTACAGATTTGTTAGACCGGTTATCAGCATCAGGTATCGAATTTCCCATACGCCATGCTGCCAACAGTGCTGCACTTATTGATATGCCCGAAACCCATCTTGACATGGTTCGCCCTGGCATTGCTCTTTATGGTCTTTATCCTTCTCATGAGGTTGATTGCAGTCAGGTAAATCTAAAACCAGCTATGACTTTAAAAGCAAAGATCGGACAGATTAAAGAAGTACCTGCCGGGTTTACAGTCAGCTATGGAAGTACATACACAACCACTTGCCCCGGCAGGATTGCAACCATACCTGCGGGCTATGCAGATGGATTCAGACGCTCCCTGTCATCACGGGGTTCAATGCTTGTATGCGGACAAAGAGCGCCTGTAATCGGCCGTGTATGTATGGATATGACAATGCTGGATATAAGTCATATTGAAAATGCCCGGCCTGAATCAGAGGTTGTGATTATAGGCAGACAGGGCAGTGAGGTTATTACAGCAGATGAAATGGCAAATATGCTGGATACGATTAATTATGAAGTGGTTTCCTGTATTATGTCCAGGGTTCCGAGATTTTATGTTTAA
- a CDS encoding YqaE/Pmp3 family membrane protein, whose product MEEKTADFLRIVLSLIIPPVGVFFEVGLGLHFWLNIILTLFGYLPGLLHAIWIILKK is encoded by the coding sequence ATGGAAGAAAAGACAGCAGATTTTCTGCGTATTGTACTATCACTTATAATTCCGCCGGTAGGGGTGTTTTTTGAAGTAGGTCTTGGTCTGCATTTCTGGCTCAATATTATACTTACATTATTCGGCTATCTCCCGGGACTGCTTCATGCTATCTGGATTATTTTGAAAAAATAA
- a CDS encoding adenylosuccinate synthase, whose product MSNIVIIGTQWGDEGKGKIVDLLAEYADLVVRFQGGNNAGHTMVVNGEQFISHLVPSGIIQGKTCLIGNGLVVDPAVLTQEIDYLNQKGINVNPDTLKISERAQVIMPYHRHVDHARERMKGDKKIGTTGRGIGPAYEDKATRRGIRFVDLIDTEDFSEKVRTIMEEKNFYLKNYLSAETLDPDKVIEEYNKYAEILGPYIANVSVTIDNAIKSGKQVLFEGAQGTHLDIDHGTYPYVTSSNTVSGNACSGAGIGPKELTGVMGIVKAYTTRVGEGPFPSELFDDTGDIIQAKGAEFGATTGRKRRCGWLDTIILKNSVRLNGLTGLVITKLDVLGGLKKLEICTGYNYKGQIISDFPASLKVLGDCKPVYETLPGWSEDISGVRKFDDLPKNAKDYIKKVEELAGVPVQIVSVGPGRNETIVIENPFI is encoded by the coding sequence GTGTCAAATATTGTAATCATAGGAACACAATGGGGTGATGAAGGTAAAGGCAAGATCGTGGATCTGCTGGCAGAATATGCTGATCTTGTGGTGCGGTTTCAAGGTGGTAACAATGCAGGTCATACAATGGTTGTCAATGGAGAGCAGTTTATCAGCCATCTTGTACCTTCAGGAATAATCCAGGGAAAAACCTGCCTGATTGGCAACGGACTTGTAGTTGATCCTGCAGTGCTGACACAAGAGATTGACTATCTGAACCAAAAAGGAATCAATGTTAATCCTGACACCCTTAAAATAAGTGAAAGAGCCCAGGTTATCATGCCCTATCACAGGCATGTTGACCATGCACGGGAACGAATGAAAGGTGACAAAAAGATAGGAACAACAGGACGGGGCATAGGCCCTGCCTATGAAGATAAGGCAACCCGCCGGGGGATTCGTTTTGTTGATCTGATTGACACTGAAGACTTCAGTGAAAAAGTCAGGACAATTATGGAAGAAAAAAATTTTTATTTAAAAAATTATCTTTCAGCAGAAACCCTTGACCCTGACAAGGTTATTGAAGAATACAATAAATATGCCGAAATACTGGGACCTTATATAGCCAATGTTTCTGTTACAATTGACAATGCCATAAAATCAGGAAAACAGGTTTTATTTGAAGGAGCTCAAGGCACTCATCTTGACATAGATCATGGCACCTATCCTTATGTTACATCTTCAAACACTGTTTCAGGCAATGCATGTTCAGGTGCAGGCATAGGACCTAAAGAACTTACAGGGGTAATGGGTATTGTTAAAGCTTATACTACCCGTGTAGGCGAAGGCCCTTTTCCTTCTGAGCTTTTTGATGATACCGGTGATATAATCCAGGCAAAAGGTGCGGAATTCGGAGCCACAACAGGCAGGAAAAGACGCTGCGGCTGGCTTGATACAATAATATTAAAAAATTCTGTTCGTTTAAACGGCTTAACCGGTCTTGTCATTACAAAACTAGATGTGCTGGGCGGGCTGAAAAAACTGGAAATCTGTACAGGATATAATTATAAAGGTCAGATAATCAGTGATTTTCCGGCAAGCCTCAAGGTTCTTGGAGACTGTAAACCTGTTTACGAAACACTGCCAGGATGGTCAGAAGATATATCAGGGGTAAGAAAGTTTGATGATCTTCCCAAAAATGCAAAAGATTATATAAAAAAGGTTGAAGAACTTGCCGGGGTACCTGTTCAGATTGTATCTGTAGGCCCTGGAAGAAATGAAACTATTGTGATAGAAAACCCTTTTATTTAG
- the tadA gene encoding tRNA adenosine(34) deaminase TadA gives MNHEKNMLPALNQALKAFYADEVPVGAVLFSESGRILSSAHNMTITCSDPTAHAEIIALRSASKIIKNYRLLNTSLYVTIEPCIMCMGAIIHARVSRVIFGAPDPKWGAAGSLYDFPSDLRMNHQPVIISGICEEESKKLIQDFFRSKRKLAARKKSDYQSKQY, from the coding sequence ATGAATCATGAAAAAAATATGCTGCCTGCTCTGAATCAGGCTCTTAAAGCATTTTATGCAGACGAGGTTCCTGTGGGAGCAGTATTGTTCAGTGAGTCCGGCAGGATTTTGTCTTCTGCCCATAATATGACAATTACCTGCAGTGATCCAACAGCACATGCGGAAATAATAGCTCTTAGATCAGCTTCTAAAATAATTAAAAACTATCGGTTGTTAAATACAAGTCTATATGTTACAATTGAACCTTGCATTATGTGTATGGGAGCCATTATCCATGCCAGGGTATCAAGGGTTATTTTCGGGGCACCTGATCCAAAATGGGGTGCAGCCGGTTCATTATATGATTTTCCATCAGATCTTCGCATGAATCATCAGCCAGTGATAATCAGCGGGATTTGTGAAGAAGAATCTAAAAAGCTGATTCAGGATTTTTTCCGTTCAAAGCGGAAATTGGCGGCACGAAAAAAGTCAGATTATCAGAGCAAACAGTATTAA